A genomic window from Solanum dulcamara chromosome 11, daSolDulc1.2, whole genome shotgun sequence includes:
- the LOC129872062 gene encoding uncharacterized protein LOC129872062 isoform X1, translated as MVKGENAEIQSSDNEKDKNVLELMDSTDNYLILMNSLSSSLRQGWLELASARHSMGASRISSALFDLKSHSAATTLQLNHQDAGHGSEKSHFSLCKWASSESPKSCSEEAKCEEDKLLQKKSNSPKVLNQDGSSNSEVQEEMSEAPEATESPRTVEDQARKERLKSLSMFGVLVCPKLRAAQSSFETALETLVEVANKRADLLNAYDQLREKMESATK; from the exons ATGGTGAAAGGGGAAAACGCAGAAATTCAGAGTTCCGACAATGAAAAAGATAAGAATGTTTTAGAGTTAATGGATTCGACGGACAACTATCTTATTCTTATGAACTCTCTGTCTTCATCACTTCGCCAG GGATGGCTGGAGCTGGCGAGTGCTAGACATTCTATGGGTGCTTCACGTATCAGTAGTGCATTGTTTGATCTCAAATCTCATTCTGCTGCCACTACATTGCAATTAAATCACCAGGATG CTGGGCATGGATCGGAGAAATCACATTTCAGTTTGTGCAAGTGGGCATCATCTGAGAGTCCAAAAAGCTGTTCTGAGGAGGCAAAATGTGAGGAGGATAAGCTGTTACAGAAGAAATCCAATAGCCCAAAGGTTTTGAATCAGGATGGTTCGTCAAATTCTG AAGTTCAGGAAGAAATGTCAGAAGCGCCAGAAGCTACCGAATCACCACGCACGGTGGAGGATCAA GCTCGAAAAGAGCGACTCAAGTCATTGTCCATGTTTGGAGTGCTGGTCTGTCCAAAGCTTCGAGCAGCCCAATCGTCATTTGAGACAG CTCTTGAAACTCTAGTAGAAGTAGCAAATAAACGGGCAGACCTGCTTAATGCTTATGACCAACTGCGAGAAAAGATGGAGAGCGCCACCAAATGA
- the LOC129874270 gene encoding non-specific lipid-transfer protein A-like codes for MKGILVSLLMSLVVVVVQLGEAINCGEIDGALSPCVPYLTQGGDPSVPCCDGVKKLVQITPTQQDRQDACECMEAAAARYSNLKPDAASNLPSRCGVTTAIPISPTTNCKSVP; via the exons atgaagggAATTTTAGTGAGTTTGTTAATGTCgctagttgttgttgtagtgcAATTAGGAGAAGCCATTAATTGTGGTGAAATTGATGGAGCACTGTCCCCTTGTGTGCCTTATTTGACACAAGGTGGAGATCCATCAGTACCATGTTGTGATGGTGTGAAAAAACTTGTACAAATAACACCAACACAACAAGACAGGCAAGATGCTTGTGAATGTATGGAAGCTGCTGCTGCTCGTTACTCTAATCTTAAACCAGATGCTGCATCGAATCTCCCCTCACGATGTGGTGTTACTACCGCTATCCCAATCTCTCCTACTACTAACTGCAAAAG CGTTCCTTGA
- the LOC129874075 gene encoding putative NAC domain-containing protein 94, with translation MDDKSDVEIKLDEVMLPGFRFHPTDEELVGFYLKRKIQQRSLPIELIKQVDIYKYDPWDLPKLASTGEKEWYFYCPRDRKYRNSARPNRVTGAGFWKATGTDRPIYSSDSTKCIGLKKSLVFYRGRAARGIKTDWMMHEFRLPTTNSESGPPKKFLDKNFPPNDSWAICRIFKKTNSMANRALSYAWVNPLCEVASPELFNQSATVHFVSENVSSINETGSVPHLSSNNDLLQGTSNVPSYKSLNTMVSRPSFLSNPSTDISYNFMFSSPEVSGQNNRCLLDANSMFFNTSPGLITDISKTIEFEGPNQQLNSFSISSSQEMQTSISMEDDEAGLRSNQTSTNDNITEWENIRSVGFPLADEWKPSLSWDSPPCPSDISTSFSTNKCYN, from the exons ATGGATGACAAAAGTGATGTGGAAATTAAGCTTGATGAAGTGATGCTGCCTGGTTTTCGATTTCATCCGACAGATGAAGAGCTGGTTGGGTTCTATCTAAAGAGAAAGATTCAGCAGAGATCTCTTCCTATTGAGCTCATCAAGCAAGTCGATATTTATAAATATGATCCATGGGACCTTCcaa aACTAGCATCTACAGGGGAAAAAGAGTGGTACTTTTACTGTCCAAGGGACCGTAAGTACAGGAATAGCGCCCGTCCAAACCGTGTAACAGGAGCTGGTTTTTGGAAGGCCACTGGAACTGACAGACCAATTTATTCCTCTGATAGTACCAAATGCATTGGTCTGAAGAAGTCCCTAGTCTTCTACAGAGGAAGGGCTGCCAGAGGCATAAAAACTGACTGGATGATGCACGAGTTTCGCCTTCCTACGACTAACAGCGAGTCAGGACCACCTAAGAAATTCTTGGATAAGAATTTTCCACCAAAT GATTCATGGGCCATCTGCAGAATATTCAAGAAAACCAACTCAATGGCAAATAGAGCTCTATCTTATGCATGGGTAAATCCGTTATGTGAAGTAGCATCTCCAGAGTTGTTCAATCAAAGTGCAACTGTTCATTTCGTCTCGGAGAATGTCTCTTCTATAAATGAAACAGGATCAGTTCCCCACCTATCCAGTAATAATGACTTACTTCAAGGAACCTCAAATGTTCCTTCATATAAGTCCCTTAATACAATGGTTTCAAGGCCATCTTTTCTTTCAAACCCTAGCACAGACATTTCCTATAACTTCATGTTTTCGTCCCCTGAGGTTTCAGGACAAAACAATAGGTGTTTACTGGACGCGAATTCCATGTTTTTCAACACATCCCCTGGCTTAATCACTGATATCAGCAAGACCATAGAGTTTGAAGGTCCAAATCAACAACTGAACAGCTTCTCAATTAGTTCATCACAAGAGATGCAAACAAGTATAAGCATGGAAGATGATGAAGCAGGATTAAGGAGTAATCAAACTTCAACAAATGATAATATTACTGAATGGGAAAACATCAGATCAGTTGGATTTCCTTTGGCTGATGAATGGAAGCCTAGTTTGTCATGGGATTCTCCTCCCTGTCCTAGTGACATATCCACCAGTTTCTCAACAAACAAATGCTACAACTAG
- the LOC129872061 gene encoding uncharacterized protein LOC129872061 isoform X2: MDFYSRLFFQNLFLILATLCISVFFYFLPLFSFSPTLFLRLRRGRAPLDNSEFFKVLPEEDDQKESDNVKVEQELEPKFEDFEEVLEYVDSVKNDDKQKTEFSFKFKFPSYEEFSKNKTETGELIASDFVPEKSFSSLIQEPEIVNLNAEEISCDMKYVFDLDEEDMKELLHDKIEGIQEEEVCANGPEHHSYQKEIEGKEFLKGESDTVCKQFLGDSDFPDEFLFQSEKDSSGTDSDTVSVGFEHMRSLMSRLVNSYSDGFLSDEDFGGEFELDPLNDNDSDLKNLEMSDENLESEDFEDSDSDIMEELRKLEQEDQKNDSEFLSQNDFHEDLGMIESLEFVTEGDKLINCPQESENLKSRNTAIVDTSEDANKLESLWEHQELIEQLKMEIRKVRATGLPTILEESESPAMDELQPWKIDEMLHREDSMSELHKFYKSYREKMRKFDILTYQKMYAIGYLQKDPLKDPLQLLFNQKSSELQSDLEVVYVGQMCLSWEFLHWQYMKALNLWDSDPRGIRKYNEVSGEFQQFQVLMQRFIENEPFQGPRVQYFIKSRYDLRNLLQVPVIRDDRVKDRNKARTKEKTDYSITSDMLVEILEESIRIFWRFVRADKDCYSVLAKGQKGIHPEVQEQEDLELLIEIRKNLEKKEKKLQEVLRSGNCILRKFRKNREEDSDHVLYFFSQVDVKLVARVLNMSRLTKDQLVWCHNKLSRISFVHRKIHVEPSFLLFPC; this comes from the exons ATGGATTTCTATTCTCGGTTATTCTTTCAAAATCTCTTCTTGATACTTGCTACCCTCTGTATCTCTgttttcttctattttcttCCTCTGTTCAGTTTCAGCCCTACATTGTTCCTCAG ATTAAGAAGGGGTCGTGCTCCTTTGGACAATTCAGAATTTTTTAAAGTTCTGCCTGAAGAAGATGACCAGAAAGAATCCGACAATGTGAAGGTCGAGCAAGAATTGGAACCAAAGTTTGAAGATTTTGAGGAGGTTTTGGAGTATGTGGATTCGGTCAAGAATGACGATAAGCAGAAAACTGAGTTTtcttttaagtttaaatttccATCTTATGAGGAATTTAGTAAAAACAAGACAGAAACTGGTGAACTTATCGCCTCTGATTTTGTACCAGAAAAGAGTTTTAGCAGCTTAATTCAAGAACCTGAGATTGTGAACCTGAATGCTGAAGAAATTAGCTGTgatatgaaatatgtgtttGATTTGGATGAAGAAGACATGAAAGAATTACTACATGATAAAATAGAAGGCATTCAGGAGGAAGAGGTGTGTGCAAACGGGCCTGAACACCACAGTTATCAAAAGGAAATTGAAGGAAAGGAATTCTTGAAGGGAGAATCAGATACTGTGTGCAAACAATTTTTGGGTGATTCAGATTTTCCTGATGAGTTTTTGTTTCAATCAGAGAAAGATTCTTCGGGTACGGATTCAGATACTGTATCAGTTGGTTTTGAGCATATGCGTTCGCTTATGAGCAGGTTAGTAAATTCCTACAGTGATGGCTTCTTGTCGGATGAAGATTTTGGAGGTGAATTTGAGCTTGATCCTTTGAACGATAATGATTCAGACTTAAAAAATCTTGAAATGTCTGATGAAAATCTTGAATCTGAGGATTTTGAGGACAGTGATAGTGATATAATGGAAGAGTTGAGGAAATTAGAACAAGAAGACCAGAAAAATGACTCAGAATTTCTATCCCAAAATGATTTTCATGAAGATTTGGGCATGATTGAAAGTTTAGAATTTGTTACAGAAGGTGACAAGTTAATAAATTGTCCACAAGAGTCTGAAAATCTCAAGTCAAGAAACACAGCTATTGTTGACACTTCTGAGGATGCAAACAAATTAGAATCACTGTGGGAACATCAAGAATTGATTGAGCAATTAAAGATGGAAATCCGAAAAGTCAGAGCCACGGGTCTGCCTACTATTTTGGAAGAATCCGAGTCTCCAGCAATGGACGAATTACAACCATGGAAGATTGATGAAATGCTTCATCGTGAAGATTCTATGAGTGAACTTCACAAATTCTACAAGAGTTACAGAGAGAAAATGCGAAAATTCGACATCTTGACGTATCAGAAGATGTATGCAATAG GTTATCTGCAGAAAGATCCGCTAAAAGATCCGCTGCAATTACTGTTCAACCAGAAATCTTCAG AATTGCAGAGTGATTTAGAAGTGGTATACGTTGGCCAGATGTGCCTTTCTTGGGAATTTTTGCACTGGCAATATATGAAGGCTTTAAATTTGTGGGATTCCGACCCACGTGGGATCCGAAAATATAATGAAGTTTCTGGGGAGTTTCAACAGTTTCAAGTGCTCATGCAAAGATTTATTGAAAATGAACCTTTTCAAGGGCCTAGAgttcaatattttatcaagaGTCGATATGATCTTCGTaatcttcttcaagttcctgTTATTAGAG ACGACAGAGTGAAGGACAGAAACAAGGCAAGAACAAAAGAGAAAACTGACTATTCAATCACAAGTGACATGCTAGTGGAGATCCTGGAAGAATCAATACGAATATTTTGGCGTTTTGTTAGAGCTGATAAAGATTGCTATAGCGTGCTGGCGAAAGGTCAAAAGGGAATTCATCCAGAGGTTCAAGAACAAGAGGACTTGGAGCTTTTAATAGAGATCAGAAAAAATCTTGAAAAG AAGGAGAAGAAGCTGCAGGAAGTTTTGAGAAGTGGAAATTGCATATTGAGGAAGTTCAGGAAGAACAGAGAAGAGGATTCAGATCATGTTCTCTATTTTTTCTCTCAAGTAGACGTGAAATTAGTGGCTAGGGTCCTCAACATGTCAAGGCTAACGAAAGATCAACTAGTGTGGTGTCACAATAAATTAAGCAGGATTAGTTTTGTGCATAGGAAAATACATGTGGAGCCCTCTTTTTTGCTCTTCCCTTGTTAA
- the LOC129872061 gene encoding uncharacterized protein LOC129872061 isoform X1 yields the protein MDFYSRLFFQNLFLILATLCISVFFYFLPLFSFSPTLFLRLRRGRAPLDNSEFFKVLPEEDDQKESDNVKVEQELEPKFEDFEEVLEYVDSVKNDDKQKTEFSFKFKFPSYEEFSKNKTETGELIASDFVPEKSFSSLIQEPEIVNLNAEEISCDMKYVFDLDEEDMKELLHDKIEGIQEEEVCANGPEHHSYQKEIEGKEFLKGESDTVCKQFLGDSDFPDEFLFQSEKDSSGTDSDTVSVGFEHMRSLMSRLVNSYSDGFLSDEDFGGEFELDPLNDNDSDLKNLEMSDENLESEDFEDSDSDIMEELRKLEQEDQKNDSEFLSQNDFHEDLGMIESLEFVTEGDKLINCPQESENLKSRNTAIVDTSEDANKLESLWEHQELIEQLKMEIRKVRATGLPTILEESESPAMDELQPWKIDEMLHREDSMSELHKFYKSYREKMRKFDILTYQKMYAIGYLQKDPLKDPLQLLFNQKSSGPTLKSLISQNIRLFKHKSHDIDPMVKFIKELQSDLEVVYVGQMCLSWEFLHWQYMKALNLWDSDPRGIRKYNEVSGEFQQFQVLMQRFIENEPFQGPRVQYFIKSRYDLRNLLQVPVIRDDRVKDRNKARTKEKTDYSITSDMLVEILEESIRIFWRFVRADKDCYSVLAKGQKGIHPEVQEQEDLELLIEIRKNLEKKEKKLQEVLRSGNCILRKFRKNREEDSDHVLYFFSQVDVKLVARVLNMSRLTKDQLVWCHNKLSRISFVHRKIHVEPSFLLFPC from the exons ATGGATTTCTATTCTCGGTTATTCTTTCAAAATCTCTTCTTGATACTTGCTACCCTCTGTATCTCTgttttcttctattttcttCCTCTGTTCAGTTTCAGCCCTACATTGTTCCTCAG ATTAAGAAGGGGTCGTGCTCCTTTGGACAATTCAGAATTTTTTAAAGTTCTGCCTGAAGAAGATGACCAGAAAGAATCCGACAATGTGAAGGTCGAGCAAGAATTGGAACCAAAGTTTGAAGATTTTGAGGAGGTTTTGGAGTATGTGGATTCGGTCAAGAATGACGATAAGCAGAAAACTGAGTTTtcttttaagtttaaatttccATCTTATGAGGAATTTAGTAAAAACAAGACAGAAACTGGTGAACTTATCGCCTCTGATTTTGTACCAGAAAAGAGTTTTAGCAGCTTAATTCAAGAACCTGAGATTGTGAACCTGAATGCTGAAGAAATTAGCTGTgatatgaaatatgtgtttGATTTGGATGAAGAAGACATGAAAGAATTACTACATGATAAAATAGAAGGCATTCAGGAGGAAGAGGTGTGTGCAAACGGGCCTGAACACCACAGTTATCAAAAGGAAATTGAAGGAAAGGAATTCTTGAAGGGAGAATCAGATACTGTGTGCAAACAATTTTTGGGTGATTCAGATTTTCCTGATGAGTTTTTGTTTCAATCAGAGAAAGATTCTTCGGGTACGGATTCAGATACTGTATCAGTTGGTTTTGAGCATATGCGTTCGCTTATGAGCAGGTTAGTAAATTCCTACAGTGATGGCTTCTTGTCGGATGAAGATTTTGGAGGTGAATTTGAGCTTGATCCTTTGAACGATAATGATTCAGACTTAAAAAATCTTGAAATGTCTGATGAAAATCTTGAATCTGAGGATTTTGAGGACAGTGATAGTGATATAATGGAAGAGTTGAGGAAATTAGAACAAGAAGACCAGAAAAATGACTCAGAATTTCTATCCCAAAATGATTTTCATGAAGATTTGGGCATGATTGAAAGTTTAGAATTTGTTACAGAAGGTGACAAGTTAATAAATTGTCCACAAGAGTCTGAAAATCTCAAGTCAAGAAACACAGCTATTGTTGACACTTCTGAGGATGCAAACAAATTAGAATCACTGTGGGAACATCAAGAATTGATTGAGCAATTAAAGATGGAAATCCGAAAAGTCAGAGCCACGGGTCTGCCTACTATTTTGGAAGAATCCGAGTCTCCAGCAATGGACGAATTACAACCATGGAAGATTGATGAAATGCTTCATCGTGAAGATTCTATGAGTGAACTTCACAAATTCTACAAGAGTTACAGAGAGAAAATGCGAAAATTCGACATCTTGACGTATCAGAAGATGTATGCAATAG GTTATCTGCAGAAAGATCCGCTAAAAGATCCGCTGCAATTACTGTTCAACCAGAAATCTTCAGGTCCAACACTAAAATCCCTTATCTCACAAAATATTAGACTATTCAAACATAAAAGTCATGACATTGATCCAATGGTAAAGTTTATCAAAGAATTGCAGAGTGATTTAGAAGTGGTATACGTTGGCCAGATGTGCCTTTCTTGGGAATTTTTGCACTGGCAATATATGAAGGCTTTAAATTTGTGGGATTCCGACCCACGTGGGATCCGAAAATATAATGAAGTTTCTGGGGAGTTTCAACAGTTTCAAGTGCTCATGCAAAGATTTATTGAAAATGAACCTTTTCAAGGGCCTAGAgttcaatattttatcaagaGTCGATATGATCTTCGTaatcttcttcaagttcctgTTATTAGAG ACGACAGAGTGAAGGACAGAAACAAGGCAAGAACAAAAGAGAAAACTGACTATTCAATCACAAGTGACATGCTAGTGGAGATCCTGGAAGAATCAATACGAATATTTTGGCGTTTTGTTAGAGCTGATAAAGATTGCTATAGCGTGCTGGCGAAAGGTCAAAAGGGAATTCATCCAGAGGTTCAAGAACAAGAGGACTTGGAGCTTTTAATAGAGATCAGAAAAAATCTTGAAAAG AAGGAGAAGAAGCTGCAGGAAGTTTTGAGAAGTGGAAATTGCATATTGAGGAAGTTCAGGAAGAACAGAGAAGAGGATTCAGATCATGTTCTCTATTTTTTCTCTCAAGTAGACGTGAAATTAGTGGCTAGGGTCCTCAACATGTCAAGGCTAACGAAAGATCAACTAGTGTGGTGTCACAATAAATTAAGCAGGATTAGTTTTGTGCATAGGAAAATACATGTGGAGCCCTCTTTTTTGCTCTTCCCTTGTTAA
- the LOC129874388 gene encoding 60S ribosomal protein L34-like produces MVQRLTYRKRHSYATKSNQHRIVKTPGGKLIYQTTKKRASGPKCPVTGKRIQGIPHLRPAEYKRSRLPRNRRTVNRAYGGVLSGSAVRERIIRAFLVEEQKIVKKVLKIQKAKEKLASKS; encoded by the exons ATGGTTCAGAGACTTACCTATCGAAAGCGGCACAGTTATGCCACCAAATCCAATCAACATAGGATTGTCAAAACTCCTG GTGGAAAGCTAATTTACCAGACCACCAAGAAGAGAGCCAGCGGCCCTAAATGTCCAGTTACTGGAAAGAGAATCCAAGGG ATTCCACACTTGAGACCTGCTGAATACAAGAGATCCAGATTGCCAAGAAACCGCAGGACTGTGAATCGTGCTTATGGAGGTGTGCTGTCTGGAAGTGCCGTAAGGGAGAG AATCATCCGGGCTTTCTTGGTTGAAGAacaaaaaattgtgaaaaaggtCTTGAAGATTCAGAAGGCAAAGGAAAAACTAGCTTCAAAGAGCTGA
- the LOC129872062 gene encoding uncharacterized protein LOC129872062 isoform X2: MVKGENAEIQSSDNEKDKNVLELMDSTDNYLILMNSLSSSLRQGWLELASARHSMGASRISSALFDLKSHSAATTLQLNHQDAGHGSEKSHFSLCKWASSESPKSCSEEAKCEEDKLLQKKSNSPKVLNQDGSSNSVQEEMSEAPEATESPRTVEDQARKERLKSLSMFGVLVCPKLRAAQSSFETALETLVEVANKRADLLNAYDQLREKMESATK; this comes from the exons ATGGTGAAAGGGGAAAACGCAGAAATTCAGAGTTCCGACAATGAAAAAGATAAGAATGTTTTAGAGTTAATGGATTCGACGGACAACTATCTTATTCTTATGAACTCTCTGTCTTCATCACTTCGCCAG GGATGGCTGGAGCTGGCGAGTGCTAGACATTCTATGGGTGCTTCACGTATCAGTAGTGCATTGTTTGATCTCAAATCTCATTCTGCTGCCACTACATTGCAATTAAATCACCAGGATG CTGGGCATGGATCGGAGAAATCACATTTCAGTTTGTGCAAGTGGGCATCATCTGAGAGTCCAAAAAGCTGTTCTGAGGAGGCAAAATGTGAGGAGGATAAGCTGTTACAGAAGAAATCCAATAGCCCAAAGGTTTTGAATCAGGATGGTTCGTCAAATTCTG TTCAGGAAGAAATGTCAGAAGCGCCAGAAGCTACCGAATCACCACGCACGGTGGAGGATCAA GCTCGAAAAGAGCGACTCAAGTCATTGTCCATGTTTGGAGTGCTGGTCTGTCCAAAGCTTCGAGCAGCCCAATCGTCATTTGAGACAG CTCTTGAAACTCTAGTAGAAGTAGCAAATAAACGGGCAGACCTGCTTAATGCTTATGACCAACTGCGAGAAAAGATGGAGAGCGCCACCAAATGA